A single genomic interval of Gallus gallus isolate bGalGal1 chromosome 10, bGalGal1.mat.broiler.GRCg7b, whole genome shotgun sequence harbors:
- the MCEE gene encoding methylmalonyl-CoA epimerase, mitochondrial isoform 2 (isoform 2 is encoded by transcript variant 2) has translation MAASLGRAAAGLLTRLQTSASTLRTLLSNSFSQNIPSCLWKLGRLNHVAIAVPDLDKAQSLYKDVLGAQVSETVALPEHGVYTVFVELGNTKLELLHPLGEKSPIASFLQKNKTGGMHHICIEVDDIKAAMAELKKKKIRILSEEPKIGAHGKPVIFLHPKDCHGVLVELEQA, from the exons gGCTTCTTACCAGACTGCAGACTTCAGCTTCAACATTACGGACTTTATTatcaaattctttttctcaaaaCATTCCAAGCTGTTTGTGGAAATTGGGCCGACTTAATCACGTAGCAATTGCAGTACCTGATCTGGATAAAGCTCAGTCCTTGTATAAAGATGTGCTAGGAGCACAGGTGAGCGAGACTGTGGCTCTTCCTGAACATGGTGTCTACACTGTCTTTGTGGAGCTGGGAAATACAAAGCTGGAACTTCTACACCCTTTAGGAGAGAAAAGTCCCATTGCAAGCTTTCTGCAAAAGAATAAGACTGGAGGGATGCATCATATCTGCATTGAG gTTGATGACATAAAAGCAGCAATggcagaactgaagaaaaaaaagattcgAATATTGAGTGAAGAGCCAAAAATAGGTGCACATGGTAAAcctgtgatttttcttcacCCTAAAGATTGCCACGGAGTCCTTGTGGAACTTGAACAAGCCTGA